Proteins encoded within one genomic window of Candidatus Limnocylindrales bacterium:
- a CDS encoding response regulator transcription factor → MPIRLILADDHAMFREGLKALLRHEPDVSIAAEASSIEGLSALVDSTPADILLLDLQLERSSLTDIEPLSQKLSVIVVTASEFVGDALAAIRLGARAVVLKRFAVETLMDAIKSVSAGDYWLPPNVQGELASQLRDPSLSPLSPREKEIVRNVALGLRNAEVAKRLFISEQTVKTHLNNVFQKLGIQDRVELTVYAIRTGIIGVHERR, encoded by the coding sequence GTGCCGATCCGACTCATCCTCGCCGACGATCACGCCATGTTCCGCGAAGGCCTCAAGGCCCTTCTCCGGCACGAGCCCGACGTCAGCATCGCCGCCGAAGCGAGCAGCATCGAAGGACTGTCCGCTCTGGTCGACAGCACTCCGGCCGACATCCTGCTGCTCGACCTTCAACTCGAGCGCAGCTCGCTGACCGACATCGAGCCGCTCTCGCAGAAGCTCTCGGTGATCGTCGTGACCGCGAGCGAGTTCGTTGGCGACGCGCTGGCGGCGATCCGGCTCGGTGCGCGCGCCGTCGTCCTCAAGCGCTTCGCGGTCGAGACGCTGATGGACGCCATCAAAAGCGTTTCGGCGGGGGACTACTGGCTGCCGCCGAACGTCCAGGGCGAGCTTGCGTCCCAGCTGCGGGATCCGTCGCTGAGCCCGCTGTCGCCGCGCGAAAAGGAAATCGTGCGCAACGTGGCGCTCGGCCTGCGCAATGCCGAGGTGGCCAAGCGCCTGTTCATCAGCGAGCAGACGGTCAAGACCCACCTGAACAACGTCTTTCAGAAGCTCGGGATCCAAGATCGCGTCGAGCTTACGGTCTATGCGATCCGCACCGGCATCATCGGCGTCCACGAGCGTCGCTGA
- a CDS encoding histidine kinase: MSLPNPPQIEDRIARCRVILSVIALAAVFIDPTVPYVSSWMPIAKGRFTIDARVFIVMATHLVYSVFVYLAAVREWFPPSRLATWTVCADVVLGGAIALMTEGATSPFSAFFAFAVVVSGFRSGLRQAVLVTAVSVSVYVGIILISAPGRMNIYVMRPAYLAIVGYLVGYLGQHRIELQQALRIAEAAQQRHLIARDLHDGFAQALAGITLRIEGCRRLLRRNDSADALAELTELQTSVNREYDELRSYMSTLAGIPPSSPAAAAAAPGTRFSLNVRVDGSIDLIDHILQIAREGLSNVRRHAAAASARIDVSTDGGFVRISIDDDGVGLTTQSPPWSIASRVSEIGGQIALGGSDLPGSHMQILIPQA; the protein is encoded by the coding sequence ATGAGCCTACCCAATCCTCCACAGATCGAGGACCGCATCGCGCGCTGCCGCGTGATTCTTTCGGTGATCGCGCTCGCCGCCGTCTTCATCGACCCGACGGTGCCCTACGTCTCATCGTGGATGCCGATCGCCAAGGGCCGCTTCACGATCGACGCGCGTGTCTTCATCGTGATGGCAACGCATCTCGTCTACAGCGTGTTCGTCTATCTCGCCGCAGTGCGCGAGTGGTTTCCTCCGAGCCGCCTTGCGACCTGGACGGTCTGCGCCGACGTAGTGCTCGGCGGTGCGATCGCGCTGATGACTGAAGGAGCGACCAGTCCGTTCTCGGCGTTCTTCGCGTTTGCTGTGGTCGTCTCGGGTTTCCGCTCCGGCCTCAGGCAGGCCGTGCTCGTCACCGCCGTCAGCGTTTCGGTGTATGTCGGCATCATCCTGATCTCCGCGCCCGGCAGGATGAACATCTACGTGATGCGGCCGGCCTACCTTGCGATCGTCGGATATCTGGTCGGATATCTCGGGCAGCACCGCATCGAGCTGCAGCAGGCGCTGCGGATCGCAGAGGCGGCGCAGCAGCGCCATCTGATCGCACGCGATCTTCACGACGGGTTTGCGCAGGCATTGGCCGGCATCACGCTTCGCATCGAGGGCTGCCGGCGGCTGCTGCGCCGCAACGATTCCGCCGATGCACTGGCGGAGCTGACCGAGCTGCAGACGAGCGTCAACCGCGAGTACGATGAGCTGCGCTCGTACATGTCGACCCTCGCGGGCATTCCTCCGTCCTCACCAGCGGCAGCCGCAGCGGCGCCCGGCACGCGCTTCTCGCTGAACGTGCGCGTCGACGGCTCGATCGACCTGATCGATCACATCCTGCAGATCGCGCGCGAAGGCCTCAGCAATGTCCGGCGCCACGCGGCCGCTGCATCGGCGCGGATCGACGTGTCGACCGACGGCGGGTTCGTTCGCATCTCGATCGACGACGACGGCGTAGGACTCACGACCCAGTCCCCTCCATGGTCGATCGCTTCTCGCGTCAGCGAGATCGGCGGCCAGATTGCGCTCGGCGGCAGCGACCTGCCGGGCTCCCACATGCAGATCCTGATTCCGCAGGCGTGA